Within Pelistega ratti, the genomic segment TACCGCCCCAACCTAGCCAACGTTCAGCGATAACCATGGCTAGACCGCCAGAGACAATCATACCAATACGATAGCCCAATGTTCTAATAGCTGCTCCCGATGCTCGTTCTTCTTTATCAAGGACTTCTGTACTATAGGCATCAAAAGCAATATCTTGTGTGGCTGATAAAAAAGCAACAATAGTGGCTAATAAGGCTAACCAAATTAAATTTTGTTGAGGATTTAATAACCCCATACCTATCAGCACGATCCCCAATAGAATCTGTGTTAGGATCATCCACCCCTTACGTCGCCCAAATAGAGGAGGGACATAACGGTCAATAAAAGGTGCCCATAAAAACTTAAAGGTATAAGCCATTCCAACTAAGGTTAAAAAGCCAATCTGTTTAAGGGAGACCTCTGAAACCGTTGCCCATGCCTGGAGTGTACCGCCTGTTAGTGCTAACGGCAATCCACTGGCAATACCTAATAACAAAAGGGATCCCATAGTGGGACTAAAATATTGTTTAAAAGACATATTTATAATTCTCTATAAAGTTATTATAAAAATCACCAACAATCCAAACTGCCGATAGATGGGATACTTCATCATGTACTACGATTGAAAATGGTATAAAGCTAAGGTACTGCGCCACCCCGGTAATATACTGATTTCTTTACCTTCATTGAAAGTGCTTCGCTCTAATACTTTAAGCCCTAGCTTTTGTGCTAAAGACTCAAAATCTTTTAAGGTACAAAGGTGAATATTCGGCGTGTTATACCATTCATAAGGCATTTGTCCTGTAACGGGCATTGTTCCCTTAAAGATAGACCACCAATGCGTCCAATGTCCAAAGTTAGGGAAAGAAACTACACCACGCTTTGCTACACGCGCCATTTCTTTTAGGATATGTTCCGTATTTAACATCGCTTGTAATGTTTGTGAAAGCACCACTACATCAAACTGTTGGTCATCAAAAAGGGCTAAACCATCTTCAAGGTTTTGTTGGATAACATTTACCCCTTTAGTAATACAAGCAATCACTCGCTCATTATCAATTTCTACACCAATACCATCGACTTGTTTTTCTTCTTTAAGATGTTTTAAGAGCGTACCCATACCACAGCCCAAGTCTAGTACACGAGAGCCTGACTCTATCCATGAAGCAATACGCTGTAGGTCAGGGCGCATCACTGAGTTATGTAAATTCACCTTAAACTCCTTGTGTTAATTGGGTAGCAATACGTTCAAAATAAGCACGAACCACTCGATGATAGGTTGGATCATCTAATAAGAACGCATCATGTCCATGAGGGGCATCAATTTCAGCATAAATCACGTCTCGCTTATTTTTTAATAAGGCTTTTACTAACTCACGCGAACGTTCAGGCGGAAAACGCCAGTCTGTCGTAAATGATACTATCAGAAATTTGGCTTGTACCCCTGCTAAGGCTTGATGTAAATTACCATTACCATATTGACGTGCAGGATCAAAATAATCTAAGGCTTTTGTAATCGATAAATAGGTATTCGCATCAAAATACTTAGAAAACTTTTCCCCTTGGTAACGAAGATAAGATTCTACCTCAAACTCAATATCATAACCGTATTGATATTGTCCATTTTCGGCTTTATTGCGACGATCTCGACCAAATTTTTCTGCCATATCATCATCAGAAAGATAAGTAATATGCCCAATCATTCGTGCAACAGATAAACCTCTTTTCGGTACTGTTTGATAATCATAATAATGCCCTTGATAAAATTCAGGATCTGTAATAATCGCTCGTCTCGCTACCTCATTAAAAGCAATATTCTGTGCGGATAACCCTGGCGTACTAGCAATGACAATACAATGTCCTAAACGATCTGGATATTGTATCGCCCAGCTTAATGCTTGCATACCCCCTAATGATCCTCCCATTACGGCAGCAAAACGTTTAATCCCAAAATAATCCGCTACCCGAAGCTGTGCATTTACCCAATCTTCAACCGCCATCACGGGAAAATCAGATCCCCACGGCTTACCCGTTTTGGCATTAATACTTGCAGGCCCTGTTGAACCAAAACAAGAGCCAAGGTTATTAATACCAATCACAAAAAACTTATTCGTATCTAGCGGTTTTCCTGGACCAACCATATTATCCCACCAACCGATTTCTTGTGTATCAGGATTTATTCCTGCCACATGATGAGAGGCATTTAAAGCATGGCAAATCAATACGGCATTACTTGCTTGCGCATTTAATATGCCATATGTTTCAACCGCTAGCTGATAATTCTCAACAACTTGCCCGCTTGATAAAACCAAAGGTTCTTTGAAATCAAGCATAACTGGGCGTACATAACCAACAGAATTCTGCGACATAGTAATCATCAAAAGTATTTTTAATATTATATGATTCTACCATTATGTAACCATATTTTCTAAGGTTTTACATTACTTATTTCTGAATCTCATTTAAAATAGAAGAAAATTTTGGATAGTGCTTTTTGGACTTGACGAATAAGCCTTAAAAACGACAAAATTTCTTATAAGAGAAATTAATATTTACGTTTAAACTATTCATAACGTTATTTAAGGCTTCTTTAAAAGGAAAACACGAACATATTTTCGTCTTATCCTCTTGGCAAACAGGGCTTTTTTATAGCCCTATTAATTATTATTCTATTTAGGGTGAATCGTGCTGACTACTACAAACCTTCAACAATACCTTCCCTTGCTTTCTCAACTTCAGCGAGGGATTGAAAGAGAAACCATACGTCTTGATAATACAGGATATTTTTCTCAGACACCACATCCTATTGTACTAGGGTCAGCACTTACACACCCTTATATCACCACAGATTACTCTGAATCACTACTCGAAATCATCACAGATCCACAACCATCTGTAGAGGCATTACGACAACAATTACTTGAAGTACATACATTTGTACAACAAAATATCCCCGATCAAATTTTATGGGGACAATCTATGCCATGCGAGTTACCCAAAGAAGAAGATATTCCCATTGCTCAGTATGGTTCTTCTAATTCGGGTAAATTACGCCATGTCTATCGTCAAGGCCTAGCAGTTCGTTATGGTAAAAAAATGCAATGTATTGCAGGACTTCACTATAACTTTTCAGTACCAGATGCCTTATGGGATATACTGCCCTTATCAGGAGGGACACATCAAGATCGCCAGAATAATGGCTATATGGGGCTTATTCGTAACTTTAGACGCTATGCTTGGTTATTAATGTATCTCTTTGGTGCATCACCTGCTATCAATGGTTCATTCTTAGACGAACAGCAAAAATCTTTTCTCAAACCTTTATTTGAAGGACAAGACCATACCTATTATCTTCCATGGGCAACCAGTTTGCGCATGAGTGATTTAGGCTATAAAAATGATACTCAAGCACAATTAAAATCGTGCTTTAATGATATTCATGGTTTTGCCAAACTAATTGTTGATGCCGTTACCACTTCTTGGCCAGCTTACGAAAAAATAGGGACACAAAAAAATGGGCAATGGATTCAACTGAATACCAATATACTTCAAATAGAAAATGAATTCTATAGCACTATCCGTCCTAAAAGAACACATGGACGAGGAGAACGTCCTGTCACAGCACTCATCAAGCATGGTATTCAATATATTGAGGTTCGTTGTATTGATAT encodes:
- the metW gene encoding methionine biosynthesis protein MetW, producing the protein MRPDLQRIASWIESGSRVLDLGCGMGTLLKHLKEEKQVDGIGVEIDNERVIACITKGVNVIQQNLEDGLALFDDQQFDVVVLSQTLQAMLNTEHILKEMARVAKRGVVSFPNFGHWTHWWSIFKGTMPVTGQMPYEWYNTPNIHLCTLKDFESLAQKLGLKVLERSTFNEGKEISILPGWRSTLALYHFQS
- the gshA gene encoding glutamate--cysteine ligase; the protein is MLTTTNLQQYLPLLSQLQRGIERETIRLDNTGYFSQTPHPIVLGSALTHPYITTDYSESLLEIITDPQPSVEALRQQLLEVHTFVQQNIPDQILWGQSMPCELPKEEDIPIAQYGSSNSGKLRHVYRQGLAVRYGKKMQCIAGLHYNFSVPDALWDILPLSGGTHQDRQNNGYMGLIRNFRRYAWLLMYLFGASPAINGSFLDEQQKSFLKPLFEGQDHTYYLPWATSLRMSDLGYKNDTQAQLKSCFNDIHGFAKLIVDAVTTSWPAYEKIGTQKNGQWIQLNTNILQIENEFYSTIRPKRTHGRGERPVTALIKHGIQYIEVRCIDINPFDPLGIDADTCYFLDTFLVFCAIKESPLFGGSGDCTESNLNFNTVVNMGRKPNLQLSDHGKAVLLKDWGISLCEQLAPVAESLDTAYQTHHYTQALARQKAKLLDASLCPSHQVLSLLQQSNTSFNETFLKVSQQASHYLASVDLSDTVRQHLTQTVQDSLIKQKEIEASDNISFEAYLQQFIDALQLN
- the metX gene encoding homoserine O-succinyltransferase MetX; protein product: MSQNSVGYVRPVMLDFKEPLVLSSGQVVENYQLAVETYGILNAQASNAVLICHALNASHHVAGINPDTQEIGWWDNMVGPGKPLDTNKFFVIGINNLGSCFGSTGPASINAKTGKPWGSDFPVMAVEDWVNAQLRVADYFGIKRFAAVMGGSLGGMQALSWAIQYPDRLGHCIVIASTPGLSAQNIAFNEVARRAIITDPEFYQGHYYDYQTVPKRGLSVARMIGHITYLSDDDMAEKFGRDRRNKAENGQYQYGYDIEFEVESYLRYQGEKFSKYFDANTYLSITKALDYFDPARQYGNGNLHQALAGVQAKFLIVSFTTDWRFPPERSRELVKALLKNKRDVIYAEIDAPHGHDAFLLDDPTYHRVVRAYFERIATQLTQGV